A region from the Bacillus sp. Marseille-P3661 genome encodes:
- a CDS encoding LTA synthase family protein, which yields MKGIINKIKSFHFNKEHKFLGVTVLLLWIKAYLISRFIFDLPLENMVEEFILFINPLGSIIILFLLGFAFRKKLSKRTILFMSFVYTFVLYANLVYYRFFDDFITIPVLLQFKNFGDLGGSAQGLMEPWDAVFFLDILVLALVARKNEIKSITFPKLAQRFLVLVSIGLIVFNVLLAETQRPQLLTRTFDREMLVKYLGVYNYHVYDLFMHSKASAQRALAEGSDIIEVENFTNDGFEQDNMLTGIAKDKNLIIISMESLQNFVIDFEVEGQPVTPFLNQLIDESIYFDNFYHQTGQGKTSDSEFLVDNSLYPLSRGSVFTTNAQNEYYALPEILKENGYTTSSFHGNNKSFWNRDLMYQSLGYDYFFDETYFDVTEENSVNYGLKDIPFFEQSIPLLQSLNQPFHAKFISLTNHYPFVLDEEDIMIPTLETNSGTVNRYVQTIRYFDESLKVFFEKLKESGLYEDSIIVMYGDHNGISANHNKAMASVIGKEVTPYEFTQLQKVPLIIHIPGMEGETLHTIGGQIDLKPTILNLLGIEVDKDIQFGEDLFNENREELVVFRDGGFVTKQYLYTEGTCYRKIDGMPTDDKFCETYTEETERALELSDKVIEGDLLRFIDQLESEGGVVQAESSDSNNPEE from the coding sequence ATGAAAGGCATCATTAACAAAATAAAAAGCTTTCATTTTAATAAAGAACATAAGTTTCTTGGGGTAACGGTATTATTACTGTGGATCAAAGCTTATTTAATTAGTCGATTTATTTTTGACCTACCACTAGAAAATATGGTGGAAGAGTTCATCTTATTCATAAATCCGCTCGGTTCAATAATTATATTGTTTTTATTAGGATTTGCATTTAGAAAAAAATTAAGCAAACGAACTATTTTATTTATGAGTTTTGTTTATACATTCGTTCTTTATGCGAACCTTGTATATTATCGATTTTTTGATGACTTTATCACCATTCCAGTTTTATTACAATTTAAGAACTTTGGTGATTTAGGCGGAAGTGCTCAAGGCTTAATGGAGCCATGGGATGCAGTATTTTTTCTTGATATTTTAGTCTTAGCTTTAGTTGCTAGGAAAAATGAAATTAAATCTATAACATTTCCTAAGTTAGCACAACGTTTCCTTGTGCTTGTTTCAATTGGTTTAATTGTTTTTAATGTGCTGTTAGCTGAAACACAGCGTCCGCAGTTATTAACAAGAACATTTGACCGAGAAATGCTTGTAAAGTATCTTGGTGTTTATAATTACCATGTATATGATCTTTTTATGCATTCAAAAGCATCGGCTCAGCGAGCACTTGCTGAAGGCAGTGACATTATTGAAGTTGAAAACTTTACGAATGATGGTTTTGAACAAGACAATATGCTAACAGGTATTGCAAAGGATAAAAACCTTATTATCATCTCAATGGAGTCACTACAAAACTTTGTAATTGATTTCGAGGTTGAAGGTCAACCAGTAACACCGTTCTTAAATCAATTAATTGATGAAAGTATTTACTTTGATAACTTCTATCACCAAACAGGTCAAGGTAAAACGTCCGACTCAGAATTTTTAGTAGATAACTCGTTATATCCGTTATCACGAGGATCTGTATTTACTACAAATGCGCAAAATGAATATTATGCATTGCCTGAAATTTTGAAGGAAAATGGTTATACAACGTCGTCGTTCCATGGAAATAATAAGAGTTTCTGGAACCGTGATTTAATGTATCAATCGCTAGGATATGATTATTTCTTTGATGAAACGTATTTTGATGTAACAGAAGAAAATTCTGTAAACTATGGTTTGAAGGACATTCCGTTCTTTGAACAATCGATACCGTTACTACAAAGCTTGAATCAACCGTTCCATGCCAAGTTTATTTCATTAACGAACCACTATCCGTTTGTTTTAGATGAAGAAGACATCATGATTCCAACACTTGAAACAAATAGTGGTACAGTTAATCGATATGTTCAAACGATCCGTTACTTTGATGAATCATTGAAGGTTTTCTTTGAAAAACTTAAGGAAAGCGGCTTATATGAAGATTCAATTATTGTGATGTATGGTGACCACAACGGAATTTCTGCGAACCATAACAAGGCAATGGCTAGTGTGATTGGTAAGGAAGTAACACCATATGAATTTACACAATTACAAAAGGTACCATTAATTATTCACATCCCTGGAATGGAAGGGGAAACACTGCACACAATTGGTGGTCAAATTGATTTAAAACCAACGATTTTAAACTTACTTGGAATTGAAGTGGATAAGGATATTCAATTTGGTGAAGATTTATTCAACGAAAATCGTGAAGAATTGGTAGTATTCCGTGATGGCGGTTTTGTGACAAAGCAATATCTATATACGGAAGGAACATGCTACCGCAAAATTGATGGAATGCCAACGGACGATAAGTTCTGTGAAACATATACAGAAGAAACAGAACGCGCATTAGAACTTTCTGATAAGGTAATCGAAGGCGATTTATTACGCTTTATTGATCAGCTAGAATCAGAAGGTGGCGTAGTACAGGCAGAATCATCAGATTCGAATAATCCTGAAGAATAA
- a CDS encoding acetyl-CoA C-acetyltransferase — protein MKEAVIVAGARTPVGRAKKGSLANVRPDDLGALTIKETLKRAGNYQGEIDDVIIGCATPEAEQGMNMARQIAALAGLSHEIPAITINRYCSSGLQSIAYGAERIMLGHATTIVAGGAESMSLVPMIGHVIKPNVRLVESAPNYYMSMGHTAEAVAQKYAISREDQDAFAVRSHQRAATALAEGKFKDETVPVEIVTRTINENNKATEKTLFFDQDEGVRPNTTMEVLSKLKPAFHIAGSVTAGNSSQMSDGAASVLIMEHDKAKAEGLVPFVKFRSFAVGGVPPEIMGVGPIVAIPKALKLAGLELADIGLFELNEAFAAQALAVIRVLGLDEEKVNVNGGAIALGHPLGCTGTKLTLSLIHEMKRQNIQFGVVTMCIGGGMGAAGVFELL, from the coding sequence GTGAAAGAAGCGGTGATCGTAGCAGGTGCACGGACGCCAGTGGGAAGAGCGAAAAAAGGATCCCTTGCCAATGTACGGCCTGATGATTTAGGGGCACTAACTATCAAAGAAACATTGAAACGTGCTGGGAATTACCAAGGAGAAATCGACGATGTAATTATCGGTTGCGCAACACCCGAAGCGGAGCAAGGGATGAACATGGCGAGACAAATAGCTGCATTAGCAGGATTGTCACATGAAATACCAGCCATTACCATTAATCGATATTGTTCTTCTGGCCTTCAATCTATAGCATATGGAGCAGAAAGAATCATGCTAGGTCATGCTACAACAATCGTAGCAGGTGGTGCGGAATCAATGAGCTTAGTTCCGATGATCGGCCATGTGATTAAGCCTAACGTGCGGCTTGTTGAAAGTGCACCCAACTATTATATGTCGATGGGACATACGGCGGAAGCTGTTGCACAGAAATATGCGATTAGTAGGGAAGATCAAGATGCATTTGCAGTGCGAAGTCATCAGCGTGCTGCTACTGCGCTTGCTGAAGGGAAATTTAAGGATGAAACCGTTCCGGTTGAGATCGTAACTCGTACTATTAATGAAAATAATAAAGCTACAGAGAAAACCTTGTTCTTTGATCAAGATGAGGGTGTTCGGCCTAATACAACCATGGAAGTTTTATCAAAATTAAAACCTGCATTCCATATTGCAGGTTCTGTTACAGCAGGAAATTCATCGCAAATGAGTGATGGTGCGGCAAGTGTTCTTATAATGGAACATGACAAGGCCAAGGCAGAAGGTCTAGTTCCATTTGTTAAATTTAGGTCATTTGCTGTTGGCGGTGTGCCCCCTGAAATAATGGGCGTTGGTCCAATTGTGGCCATTCCAAAAGCATTAAAGTTAGCAGGATTAGAATTAGCTGATATCGGGTTGTTTGAACTTAATGAAGCATTTGCTGCACAAGCGCTTGCTGTCATTCGAGTGCTAGGTTTAGATGAAGAAAAGGTAAATGTCAACGGCGGTGCAATTGCATTAGGTCATCCGTTAGGTTGTACAGGAACAAAGCTTACCTTGAGTTTGATTCATGAAATGAAACGTCAAAACATACAATTTGGTGTAGTGACAATGTGTATTGGCGGTGGTATGGGTGCTGCCGGTGTGTTTGAATTACTATAA
- a CDS encoding spore coat protein: protein MNQNNQNQNQIKNPKSPEGPKTPMMNDRDFANDMLTTGKYMTDAYSTALNEASHEQLYQDLALIFKETQDCQRNFFNLMFQKGWYKLEAAPQQKLQQDYQQFQGYATTQFPYTNNNMMQ, encoded by the coding sequence ATGAACCAAAATAATCAAAACCAAAATCAAATAAAAAATCCTAAATCCCCTGAAGGGCCAAAAACCCCAATGATGAATGACCGTGATTTTGCTAATGATATGTTAACAACAGGCAAATACATGACTGATGCATACAGTACGGCACTAAATGAAGCAAGCCATGAGCAACTCTACCAAGATTTGGCGTTAATTTTTAAAGAAACCCAAGATTGTCAGCGAAACTTCTTTAATCTTATGTTTCAAAAAGGCTGGTATAAACTTGAAGCTGCACCACAACAAAAACTTCAACAAGATTATCAGCAGTTCCAAGGATACGCTACAACGCAATTCCCATACACTAATAATAATATGATGCAATAA
- a CDS encoding proline dehydrogenase family protein, translating to MERILRRIFLGLSKSKFFIKVAKKYGLRFGGHRFVAGETIYEAVEVTKQLNKSGKDVTIDYLGEFVDRVEEATERTNECIKAIEQISKEVSGAQLSVKLTSMGLDISDEVVLANMFRILQCATKHGVFVTIDMEDYSRYERTINIYKLLRTQYDNLGTVLQAYLYRAESDLSALSELYPHLRLVKGAYKESEEVAFPKKADVDENFKKLIKTHLLNGSYTAIATHDEKILNYTKEIVDEYEIPYDQFEFQMLYGVCPELQEKLVLEGYKMRVYVPYGRDWFGYFMRRLAERPANVAFVLRGLFK from the coding sequence ATGGAGCGAATATTGCGAAGGATCTTTTTAGGCCTATCAAAAAGCAAATTTTTTATAAAAGTAGCAAAAAAGTATGGATTACGATTTGGAGGACATAGATTTGTAGCAGGTGAGACGATTTATGAGGCAGTCGAGGTTACAAAGCAGCTTAATAAGAGTGGCAAGGATGTAACAATTGATTATTTGGGTGAATTTGTGGATCGTGTTGAGGAAGCCACAGAGCGGACGAATGAGTGCATTAAAGCGATTGAGCAAATTTCTAAAGAGGTTTCAGGTGCACAGTTGTCAGTAAAACTGACGTCGATGGGTCTAGATATTTCAGATGAAGTCGTACTTGCTAATATGTTTCGCATTCTTCAATGTGCCACGAAACATGGTGTGTTTGTGACGATTGACATGGAAGACTATTCACGATATGAACGAACAATAAATATTTATAAGCTATTAAGAACCCAGTATGACAATTTAGGAACGGTGCTGCAGGCATATTTATATCGAGCTGAATCTGATCTCAGTGCATTGAGTGAATTATATCCTCATTTGCGCTTAGTAAAAGGCGCATATAAGGAATCAGAGGAGGTAGCTTTCCCGAAAAAAGCTGATGTTGATGAAAATTTTAAAAAGTTAATTAAAACTCATTTATTGAACGGAAGTTACACTGCGATCGCCACCCATGATGAGAAAATCTTAAATTATACAAAAGAAATTGTTGATGAATATGAAATTCCATATGATCAATTTGAATTTCAAATGCTCTATGGAGTTTGTCCTGAGCTGCAGGAAAAGCTCGTCTTAGAAGGCTATAAAATGCGCGTTTATGTACCATATGGCAGAGATTGGTTTGGGTACTTTATGCGCAGGCTCGCCGAACGTCCAGCAAATGTGGCGTTTGTGCTTAGAGGCTTATTTAAATAA
- a CDS encoding HAD-IA family hydrolase, translating to MLKYVIFDFDGTLADSKLVFIAAYNALADKHQYKKISLDDLEMLKKLSIKERAKQLQFPLYKLPFLLPQLFQLYRQSLDQIQLFKGIDELLCALKQKGYKIAIISSNSQDNIIEILERNKIGGISSILCSNRIFGKDRLIKRFLRNHKLKASEVIYVGDEQRDIKACKKAGIKMIWVGWGYDDVEVIQSSQPEYMVNNPADILKIV from the coding sequence ATGTTAAAATACGTTATTTTTGACTTTGATGGAACGCTTGCTGACTCGAAACTAGTATTTATTGCCGCCTATAATGCACTTGCTGACAAGCACCAATATAAAAAAATAAGCTTAGATGACTTAGAAATGTTAAAAAAATTATCGATTAAAGAGCGCGCGAAACAGCTGCAATTCCCTTTGTACAAACTACCCTTTCTCTTACCACAGCTATTTCAATTATATCGACAATCGTTAGATCAAATTCAGCTGTTTAAGGGTATCGATGAATTATTATGTGCACTAAAGCAAAAAGGTTACAAAATCGCAATTATTTCCTCTAATTCACAGGATAATATTATTGAAATATTAGAACGTAACAAAATTGGAGGGATATCCTCAATTCTATGCTCAAATCGAATTTTTGGAAAAGATCGATTGATCAAAAGATTTCTTAGAAATCACAAATTGAAAGCATCTGAGGTTATTTATGTAGGTGATGAACAGAGAGATATTAAAGCTTGCAAAAAAGCCGGAATTAAAATGATTTGGGTTGGGTGGGGCTATGATGATGTTGAAGTGATTCAATCAAGCCAGCCTGAATATATGGTTAATAACCCAGCAGATATTTTAAAAATAGTTTAG
- a CDS encoding 3-hydroxyacyl-CoA dehydrogenase/enoyl-CoA hydratase family protein — translation MTRTMKKVAVIGSGVMGSGIAAHFANVGIPTVLLDIVPKVLTASEESKGLSLEDMQVRNRLAAEAKQKLLKHKPAPLTSRENLNLIEVGNLEDDLDKLHSADWIIEVVVERLEVKKKVFEIIDNHRKSGSIVSSNTSGISIQAMAEGRSADFKKHFLGTHFFNPPRYLKLLEVIPTKETDIEVTNFTKKFAEDVLGKGVVVAKDTPNFIANRIGTYGLLVTVREMVKGGYSVGEVDSITGPMIGRPKSATFRTLDVVGLDTFAHVANNVYEKVDGQEKEVFKIPDFLSSMLDKGWLGSKSGQGFYLKQGKEILELNIKTLEYEPRKKLITSATESVKTVKGVQNKLKALIYNDDRAGMLLWNIMKPTLLYSAQLVGEIADDIVSIDQAMKWGFGWELGPFEIWDAIGLEKSIKRMQQDGEIIPNWIHELLNAGLTSFYDEVNGDVTYFHKGERRSLHENPKVIHLNRLKDRNGVIKRNSGASLIDIGDGIAALQFHSPNNAIGLDIIQMINYAVDEVEKNYQGLVIANQGKNFCVGANLAMILMEAQDDNYFEIELVVRHFQNAMTKVKYSPKPVVAAPFGMTLGGGAEVCLPAAAIQAASETYIGLVEVGVGVIPGGGGNKELYLRHLEMLPKGAAAEVADLQKIANHTFETIAMAKVSTSAHEGKENGYLRRSDGISFNGDHLIHDAKQTVLALAAKGYKPPQRKKIPVVGESGYATMLLGALNLKNSGYISDHDMKIAEKLAFVIAGGRVPEGTLVDEQYLLDLEREAFLSLVAEPKTQQRMQHMLMRGKPLRN, via the coding sequence ATGACTCGTACAATGAAGAAGGTAGCTGTAATTGGCTCTGGTGTAATGGGGTCAGGTATTGCAGCACACTTTGCAAATGTTGGGATTCCAACTGTCTTGCTTGATATCGTTCCGAAAGTGCTTACGGCTAGTGAAGAATCAAAGGGTTTATCATTAGAGGATATGCAAGTTCGTAATCGCTTAGCAGCAGAAGCTAAACAAAAACTGCTTAAACATAAACCAGCGCCACTAACCTCCAGAGAAAATCTTAACTTAATTGAAGTTGGAAACTTGGAAGACGATCTTGATAAACTGCATAGCGCAGATTGGATCATTGAAGTGGTAGTTGAAAGATTAGAAGTTAAGAAAAAGGTTTTTGAAATTATTGATAATCATCGGAAATCAGGAAGTATTGTAAGTTCAAATACATCAGGGATTTCTATTCAGGCGATGGCTGAAGGGAGATCTGCTGATTTTAAGAAACATTTCCTTGGAACGCACTTTTTCAATCCCCCGCGATATTTAAAGCTATTAGAGGTTATTCCGACAAAAGAAACAGATATAGAAGTCACAAATTTTACTAAAAAGTTTGCGGAGGATGTGCTTGGTAAGGGTGTTGTGGTAGCCAAAGACACACCTAATTTCATTGCCAATCGCATTGGCACATACGGTTTATTAGTAACAGTTCGCGAAATGGTGAAAGGTGGATATAGCGTTGGAGAAGTGGATTCGATTACCGGGCCAATGATCGGTAGACCAAAGAGTGCAACTTTTCGAACGCTTGATGTTGTGGGCTTAGATACATTTGCACATGTGGCAAACAATGTATATGAAAAGGTTGATGGTCAAGAAAAAGAGGTTTTTAAAATACCTGACTTTTTAAGTAGCATGTTGGATAAAGGCTGGCTAGGCAGTAAATCAGGACAGGGATTTTATTTGAAACAAGGTAAAGAGATTCTTGAATTAAATATAAAGACACTTGAATATGAGCCAAGAAAAAAGTTAATAACTTCAGCTACCGAATCGGTTAAAACGGTAAAAGGTGTTCAAAACAAGTTAAAAGCGCTCATTTATAATGATGATCGGGCCGGCATGTTGTTATGGAATATAATGAAGCCAACTTTATTATATTCAGCCCAATTAGTCGGTGAAATTGCCGATGATATAGTTTCGATCGATCAAGCGATGAAATGGGGCTTTGGCTGGGAGCTTGGTCCATTTGAAATATGGGATGCAATAGGTTTAGAGAAATCTATAAAAAGAATGCAACAAGATGGGGAAATTATACCGAATTGGATTCATGAATTACTCAATGCTGGACTTACTTCGTTTTACGATGAAGTAAATGGGGATGTGACCTATTTTCATAAAGGAGAAAGAAGATCCCTTCACGAAAATCCAAAGGTTATTCATTTAAATCGCTTGAAAGACCGAAATGGAGTGATTAAACGAAATAGTGGCGCTAGCTTAATAGATATAGGGGATGGAATAGCGGCTTTACAATTTCATTCACCTAACAATGCGATTGGCTTAGATATTATCCAAATGATTAACTATGCAGTTGACGAGGTTGAAAAAAATTATCAAGGACTGGTAATTGCCAATCAAGGCAAAAACTTTTGCGTAGGTGCCAACCTTGCGATGATTCTAATGGAAGCGCAGGATGATAACTACTTTGAGATTGAACTTGTTGTACGTCATTTTCAAAATGCGATGACGAAAGTGAAATATAGCCCTAAACCAGTTGTCGCGGCACCATTTGGAATGACGTTAGGTGGCGGCGCTGAGGTTTGCTTGCCTGCTGCAGCTATTCAAGCAGCTAGTGAAACATATATTGGTTTAGTGGAAGTTGGTGTCGGGGTAATTCCGGGTGGCGGTGGTAATAAAGAGTTGTACCTAAGGCATTTAGAAATGCTACCGAAAGGCGCAGCAGCTGAGGTGGCGGACTTACAAAAAATTGCAAACCATACTTTTGAAACAATAGCGATGGCAAAGGTTTCTACGTCTGCACATGAAGGTAAAGAAAATGGCTATCTTCGTCGATCCGATGGAATTAGCTTTAATGGTGATCATTTAATTCATGATGCAAAACAAACTGTATTGGCACTTGCAGCTAAAGGATATAAACCGCCGCAGCGCAAGAAAATCCCGGTGGTAGGAGAATCGGGCTACGCAACGATGCTGCTCGGAGCTTTAAATCTAAAAAACTCTGGTTATATCTCTGATCATGATATGAAAATAGCTGAAAAACTTGCGTTTGTGATTGCTGGCGGTCGTGTTCCTGAAGGTACATTAGTAGATGAACAATATTTGCTCGACCTCGAGCGCGAAGCGTTTTTAAGCTTAGTAGCTGAGCCGAAAACACAGCAACGGATGCAACATATGTTGATGAGGGGAAAACCGCTGAGAAATTAA